One genomic window of Leishmania major strain Friedlin complete genome, chromosome 15 includes the following:
- a CDS encoding putative developmentally regulated protein, translating into MTVFWLEQWWKRKDHRKIRGARGARFASLRFHGAFILSVLVLVEYVFRSTDNFTARHFADPPLLAPPPLPTSLGYSMTSEMPHLKSLELEREAPAHLPRSGPLDLKGLRGEGRPSG; encoded by the coding sequence ATGACCGTGTTTTGGCTGGAGCAGTGGTGGAAGCGCAAGGATCACCGCAAGATCCGTGGCGCACGTGGCGCACGTTTTgcctcgctgcgcttccACGGCGCCTTCATCCTCAGCGTCCTCGTGCTGGTCGAGTACGTGTTCCGGTCGACGGACAACTTCACGGCGCGGCACTTCGCGGACCCGccactgctggcgccgccgccgctgcccacgTCGCTCGGGTACTCGATGACAAGCGAGATGCCGCACTTGAAGTCGCTTGAGCTGGAGCGcgaggcgccagcgcacctACCGCGGAGCGGTCCCCTCGACCTCAAGGGCCTCCGCGGAGAGGGCCGTCCCTCGGGATGA
- the TRYP2 gene encoding tryparedoxin peroxidase: protein MSCGNAKINSPAPSFEEVALMPNGSFKKISLSSYKGKWVVLFFYPLDFSFVCPTEVIAFSDSVSRFNELNCEVLACSIDSEYAHLQWTLQDRKKGGLGTMAIPMLADKTKSIARSYGVLEESQGVAYRGLFIIDPHGMLRQITVNDMPVGRSVEEVLRLLEAFQFVEKHGEVCPANWKKGDPGMKVDHNK, encoded by the coding sequence ATGTCCTGCGGTAACGCCAAGATCAACTCTCCCGCGCCGTCcttcgaggaggtggcgctcaTGCCCAACGGCAGCTTCAAGAAGATCAGCCTCTCCTCCTACAAGGGCAAGTGGgtcgtgctcttcttctaCCCGCTCGACTTTAGCTTCGTGTGCCCGACAGAGGTCATCGCGTTCTCCGACAGCGTGAGTCGCTTCAACGAGCTCAACTGCGAGGTCCTCGCGTGCTCGATAGACAGCGAGTACGCGCACCTGCAGTGGACGCTGCAGGACCGCAAGAAGGGCGGCCTCGGGACCATGGCGATCCCAATGCTAGCCGACAAGACCAAGAGCATCGCTCGTTCCTAcggcgtgctggaggagagcCAGGGCGTGGCCTACCGCGGTCTCTTCATCATCGACCCCCATGGCATGCTGCGTCAGATCACCGTCAATGACATGCCGGTGGGCCgcagcgtggaggaggttcTACGCCTGCTGGAGGCTTTTCAGTTCGTGGAGAAGCACGGCGAGGTGTGCCCCGCGAACTGGAAGAAGGGCGACCCTGGCATGAAGGTCGACCACAACAAGTAA